AAACATCATATGTTCTTCAAGTATTGAGTGAACATTCTTGTCAATGTTTGGCAtaacaaatgcatttatgttgatcccttttaaaaaaaaggtttaggctAATTCCAATTTTTTAGCTCTCTCTTAAGTGCCACAAAGATCGGAAACACGTGGTATGTGGTGTGATCTTACCATGGCACAAGTGTGTTGTCTAATTTGAACCCTATAAAGAGTACTAATCTTATGCTAACAATGAGAAAATGGGACATTATTGTTGATGTTAAAAACTGAAATTAATGCAATTGTGACTGTAATTGATGCAAAAGTTATTTTCACAAGGGATATATCTTTAGAAATGTGAATTTAAGGAGTTAATCAAGTTCAAATATGGATACAagtcaaatataaaatattagcGATAAATGTTTGTTTCATGAAGGCATGTATCTTTCCATTGAATCACAtgagactcaacattttaaaATGTAGTTATTGTGCTCGATATGCAGGATTTATATCATAATACATGAATACTCTTTTAGCTAAGTTGGCTTTAGGTCCTAATTTGACTGTTTTCTCAGGGTGCATTCCCTAGCCTCCAAGAGTTAAAATTGGATTTATCCGAACGGATGGAGATATGGCATAGGCATTTTCATGATGGAGAATTCTTCAACAAGCTTAGATTTCTTGAGCTTCGTCATCTCTCCCAGGAATCGTCAATATCCACATCATGTTTTGTTGAGAGTTTACCCAACTTGGAAGAGCTAGTTGTATGTGAATCTTATCTAAAAGACCCAAGTAGCATTAAAGAAGCCATAGAAGGCACAAGTCATGAGCTAAAAGTGATATTACCATTTTCAAGATATATTCGACATCTACAAAGTCTAGATGTGTCACTTTGTGATGGGTTATCAAATCTTTTCACACCGACAATAGCAGAAAATTTGGTGGCACTCACAAAATTGAAGATAAGTAATTGTAGAATATTGACAGAAGTCATTAGTGATGAGGAAGGTGGGGAGGGGCATGTAGTGGCTTTCAATCAATTGAAGTATATGGAGCTTGACAGGTTGGCTAGGTTGAGATGTTTCAGCTCAGGTGGATACACTTTGATGTTCCCTCTCTTGGAAGATATCATTGTGAATAGATGTCCCAAGATGAAGTTCTTCTTCGAGGGACCAATGGAGGCATGCCAAAGTTGGAGAGAGTAGAACAAGTTTTAATGAAAGGTATGGAGGAACAAAGTGGTTTTGGAAGGGAAACCTCAACACACCATCCAAAATATGTTTCAAGAAATGGTATGCTTAGTTACTAAATTctgtgcaatttgatttttttcaatcacCAATGAagtacttgttttttttttttttgctaactaGAATTTTACgtttaatgatgcattttctCATAGGTTGCATTTGTTGGGACTAAGTTTATGAGGTTGTCTGAGTTCCCGGAGCTGATTGGAAAATGGCATAGTGGACTTAATCCCTTCATGTCATCTTGGCAATTAGAATCACTAGTGGTGGATAAATGTTCATCATTTATTAACGCTATTCCATCCAATTTGATGCTTGTTTTAAAGAGAATGAGAAGCTTGCAAGTGCACGATTGTGAGCCTTTGGAAGAAATATTCGATCTTGAAGGGCTTGAGGCTATGGATTGCATCCAGGTGCTGCCTCAGCTGGAGGATCTGTACTTGGTCAATCTACCAAAGTTGAGGCAACTATGGAATAGAGATCTCCAAGGAACAATGTGCTTCAATTCTCTAAGACATCTTAGCCTTTATAAATGCAGCAACTTGAGACATGCTTTTGTTCCATCAATGGCTCGATGCCTTCCCAATCTATCGAGGGATGGAAATAAAGGAGTGTGATCAAATGGAAGGAGTGATtatagaagaagaaagggaagtgCAATGGAGGAGATTACATTCCCAAATCTTAGGTGGATATATCTGGAATGCTTGCCCAATTTGACTTAGTTTCCTCTTGTGGAAGAATCATACGCTAGAATGCCCTATTTTAGAAATGATGAGCATTGCCCATTGCCCCAAGATGAGAAGTTTAACTTGGCAATCTTCAATGGAGATGACAATGGCACCCCTTCATTTTTCACTTCCACAGGTCAGTCTCTCAAACAAATGCATTTATGGCATTTCATTTGAATATATTCGTTCATATAATAGACAATGCATGGTATTGGACAAAAGTGCTAGATATAATGATTTGTAATATCAATCATCAATGCTTTGCTCAAATTTGATTGGGACTCTATGTTTCATACCTAAACAAAGATAACTAGAATATTTGCCTTCCCACAATAATCCATGATCACATCCATAAAGTATTAATGCAAAACAATTCAGACAATAATCATTGTGgttttaaaatcatttaattatacatatctatgtacataatctattaatatttacttaaaagattaaaaatttctaatcctcAACAAGTATAAGTATTAATTGTCCATCTccatatatttttagaaattatttttgtgagCTCATAAAATCATATTGTGTGCAGTACCTCAAAATTATTACAAAGGgttttaaaaagttatgacaaTAACCATATGAAAAcatttacttttttaaaatttcaactATAAAGAACAAAACAGTAAACATAGAATAGCAtttaaaaatggcaaaaaaataatgaagtatCGCCCACTTCATATTTTTCTGCGTGGAAGCAAACTATTGATCATTCTATTAAAcatgaagaaaagggaaaagaaaacttcataattatAAAAGCCTAGTTCACAAATTGCTTAGCTATTACAGCTCTTTGTACCATAATCATCTTCCCTCAATGAAATTGGAGGAATAGAGAGAACCATAAACTTAGATAATGATGGAGCaatcaactttttatttcttaataatCACCAATGCTTGAGTTGGGtcttgataataaaataaataaaaaaaaaaggccaatatgcatgaaagttgtttttctttgttcgTAAATCATATTTGAATAGCTATACTCTAACAACCTATCAAATTACATACTTCTATTGTACAATAAATATTAACTCTAGACTATCATATTGAGTGATAATTAGTGTGATACTACACACAACTTATGTTTGGCAAAGAGAAAATGCAGATTgcttttttcagaaaataaatggcaaaaaaaggaaaaaaaaaataaaagagagaatagGACAGCTAGACAATAAATAATAGCAATTCCAAGGGTGGTTGCTTACATTGCAAGTCTTATTTCATAACTAGATGACAATATTTAGTCAATGTCctagctaaaataaaaattttaaaaatcagaataaattatccaatcaacAACACTACCCAAGAgcaaaatattaggtgcattaAATACACCATGTAGGATTGCATTAAATCATCCGCAAATCGACATGTGGTAAAGCCGGGCCCACTTGTCGGTTGAGCGATCAAAATATTTGCTCCCCCCTCCCTTCAATAACGGCCCCCATCACTGGAaagctctctttccttttttctagtGTGGCTttgctccctccctctctctctctctctttccttccgaAGGTGCATCTCTTGGCCACACCACCGCCTTGGCCTCCATGGTTGTTGTGGTGCGCTCActagacaaaggaaaaaaaaccagaaaaaggaagaaattagacAAAGTCTATTTGATGATTTTAGCTTCTCCCCCCTTAAAGAAATGTTCGCTCTCGAGTCATTTGGTTTCACCTTGATCCTCCTCTTCGCgacgagggaaaaaaaaagtgaaccaaaTCTACAGAGTCAAGTAACAataactcttcttcctcccctcgcCCCTCATCctcttacctttctttttttttggggcaatTGATTGGGTGGTCTGTCCAATGGTTGAATCGGAAGCTTCGGAATCACTTCTCTGAAGCTCGCCTCCTCTCTGTGCGCATGCTTCCATGGGTTCCGAGTGATTACGCGAACCGGAGCTTGTTGGTTATGGTGGGTCGAAGTGGATCTCCGATGCGGAAGCGATTTCGGCGTCGATTCGGTCGGGGCGTTGATTCCAgcgaagaaaaattaaaaaaatcttctcttcaaccctctcttcctcctccttcgtccACAGCCGCCCGACCTTCGCtcctcctccaccgccgccaACGGCGGAGTCACCAGCGCCTTGATTAGGCTGACCCTTGCTATGTCCAAGCCGAGCATGGCTGTCTTCCTCTGTTTTGTCCGCCTCATCGTTCTACAGATCTCGAAATTTGGCCGTCCATAGCAATGGAGTTGCAGATCTGGAAATCAACCACCGTCGCTTGTAGCCATGGACGAGCCGCTGTCACTGTAGCCATGGTTGCAGATCTGGAAGTCCGTCGCGAGTAACGACGGCTTATGGACTGCCATTGTCCCCTCCGTCGACGCCCACGGTCGGCTCGTGGTCGGCCCCGTCCATGGCCGAGCCACCCCTCCATCGTCACAACTGCTCGTGGTCGTTGCCCGTCCTGATCTGGACTGGAGTCGTGCCTCCAGATCTGGTTTCGTCCATGGACGCAAGCCTAGCTTGTCCATGGCTCGCGAGGAGGCTCCCCCACAGATCTGGCGACCACTGCTTGTCCATGGCCATGAGCCTTGACGGCGAGTTTGAGATCTCGACGGCTATGGACTACGAGATCAAACAGtggaagaaaaaacagagaaacagaTGTCAGGGAAGAATGGCCATGGATGAGAGGGCCGTAGCCTGAACGCGGCCATGGATGAGTGGCGTCATGAACAGGCAGACCACAAAGACGACGGAGAGGGTTGGACGCCAAGCAATGGTCGCCTTGGACGCGACGTCGGCAACTCCGCCGGTGGCGATGGCGGAGGGATGCGGGAAGGTTGGGCTCAAATGGAGATGGGAGGaatggagatggagaaggaaagtgagGTGGATcgagatttttaatatttagtcaatgtcctggctacataaaaaaattaaaaataataggaaTTGATCATCCAGTCAACACTTTCATTCCGTCTCATGAAGTTCTCCTCATGTGAAGACTAAACGCAATAAATGACAACCTCCTCCGGCACTTCTCTTTTTGGGTCGAATCCTCAGGCACTTGAAAATGCGCGATATCGACCcaaatttgattgttttgacctttttttttattacagatTCCATGcaagttttgtttatttttttattcttgatggaggaattttttttttattctcataatTCTGCGCAATTCTTTCTATTGTTTTATGTGAGTAGAATGTTTAATTATAACAAGTATCTAcacatttgtttactttttaattgtaagaattatcactaattatttatttatactgTCATTTGCATGTATAAGTTATATAATACCAAGCCCCGCATTCtaagaatatttcaaaaagtcattatAACACTCAATCAACAATACTAATAAATTTGGGAAAGTATGAAAATAGTCATCTAATCTTTTGGTAGTGATAAGTTGTAATAGcgttaatttcattttaatatcaAATATGAGCTGTCATATACTAATTGATAGATTTAAGGAAGTGTGGAaagtcaattctttttttttttttgggtgactggtcataattgcattaattatattgtaaccaaatgaaaaatatcaatactTACTTTTCAATGAATAATTCATTGGAGGTCATgatgtagtaaaaaaaaaaacttgattttctCCATACGAACAAAATGCGATCAGTGGGTGCACACCCACTTTTTGCCAAGGGTTGGATCACTCGGTACACTGCAagattctattttatttttccacctcaaatttgaataaatattatttcaagGATGTTATTAATGGTCCAATGTAAAACTAGTAAATTGACCCAACTTGTTTTTGCTGAGATCATAACATTATGTTATTTATTCAAGTCGTTATGTTGCCCATGcctattaagaaattattttctttcaatacaaaaaatttccatgcataaaaaagaaaaaggttgtgAACAATTGAAgttactataatttttttttttatatccggttcgccatataaatttcatgactcTTCTCTGCAGTGAATTGTATTAATTTGAAGATTCATAAGTACTGTTCGCAATTTAGTATGAATAATTAGCAGTGCTCATGGTAAATAGAGGAAATAATGTTGAGCCAAGCATTAGTTTCATCCATTCCTTATTCAATACATACACTGCTTAAGTTCTTCGCACCCACTATTCATATCCTTAGTTGACTAGCTCATCATCACCATGCCCTTGCTTTTTCTCTAATTGTTATGCATGTTCACCTTGAAGCAAACAAATCTAAAACATAACTGATCTTTGCCAACTAACATAACGGAAATTTTCAGCTTGTATCACTGAATCTAAATGTTGCTCTTTTCAATAGTTCTATCGGACTGCCTAGCAAGCTCCTTAAAATTTTTGCCAGTCTTCGTGCTTATTCATTACAAAAATACAACTTGCCATGCCTCCATGGAACCAACATTGTTTTGCAGGATTCATATTCTGTTCTTCTTCGTCTTTGTCCTCATTTAATTGCATAGAGAAACAGTTGAGTGAGCTATCATTGATGTTTAGTCAACGGCTCCATTCATGCATTAGCATAAATAGGAGGgctctcatttctctctctttcaattttgcaTTGTAGGTTTTCTTATGCTTTAGATGCTCTTGCATCCAACTGGAAAtagcacctctctctctctctctctgtgattgtGACATAAGAgctactataaaaaaaaaaaaaaatgaggacttAGGAGGATGGGGATTAGGATGAAGTTGAAAGGTACAGAACCAGTCTTAGCAACCATTTGAACGAACCCAAGTTCCATGTGCATAAGGCCTATCAGCCTAATTCCCGGACTTTTAAGTTATCGCTATGATTTGCCGAGTAATTAAGAAAAGTCAACATTGTCTGGTCACTCCAAAATcttataaatgcatttataatttcatgtttgttGCAATGCATTATCTCTAGCCTTAGTCTTCAATCAACTTGTATAAAGGCATCAATCAACCCCTCTCTATTTATGTCACTAATGAGATCTTGACTTCTCATGATTTGTGAGAATGAGGGAAGTCTGGAAATTTCTTCTTTAAGGTCATAACTCAATGCAATCACATTcattgtgtcattttttttcaatatggcAGGTACAATTTCCTCAACTTATGTGGATGGATCTTTCCCACATGGacaatttaagcaaaatatGGACTGACGGTCCTCTAGAAACTCTGACTTTTGATTGTTTATGGAAAGTGAAGGTTCTGAATTGTAAGAGccttgaaaatttgtttccaTATTGGGTGGCTACAAGTTTAACCCAACTTGGAAAACTTAAAGTGAAGTCTTGTGAGATCGAGGAAATAGTCGCTAGTGGGGATGACACTCCACGCTCCAATACTACTCAAGATCTTTTCCCAAAACTAACCTCTCTGGTGTTACATGACATGCCACGACTCAAGAGCTTTTGTCCTAACTTGCCTTTGAATTTGCCATTATTGAAGGAATTACGAGTGACTCATTGTGAAAAACTGAGCATGTTATCCTTTGTGGCATCCATGAACAGATGGGCTCAAAGAGATGATCAACAAGACCTTTCAGATCAAGAAGCACACTCTTCATTTGAGAGGGTATGATTATAGTTGCTCTCCCTTAGTTTCTACTTTGTTCTTTAAAGCAGTCACTAATATCATATCCATTGCATATCATGTCGCGTTATGATGTTATAGAAAACATGATCTCCCCTACCTATTAGTTTGTTGACAACATTAAGATATTTCTAATATCTTACGTACACTTCCATTTGTGGACATGCATAAGATATTCCATTACCTagagttacaaaaaaatttacagtATTCTATTGATAACAAAATATATTCCTAATCTAACCTAATGGTGCTCTTGGGCGACATCAATAAGGATTTGACAAGAGGTCCTCTCCATTATTGACACGTGTTGCAcacttgaacttttcttctctatttcattttctacaaactctaaaaaaatcaattcaaacaattttttttttataacaaaaataacattagtACCTTAGTGCACTATTTTCTACTGTATTTTTTAATACCCTAGTCATCGTGTTATCTGTTATAATACTATAGAAAACTAGAATCCCTTTCCTATAAGTTTGCAAGACAACATAAGATATTTCTTATATCTTAAGCATACTTCTGAATTTATGGACCCCATATGTTTTAGTGACATCTTGAGTGCATCCCATTACATAAGATTCCAAAGAAGATAAATTTTTGTCAACAAGATAAGATATTCCTTACAAAAGATGAATTTAGTGAGTGCATGGATCTTGAATTTAGATTCACTCTATCCACTTGACCAGACCAACCTCTACATGAGACTTTTAAAAGCTTGAGTCTTGAACACAAGGTTCTTGAGATATAATGAACTTTAAGAAGAGGACCACCTTCCATGCGAATCATCTTAATAGGTTTACCTTTTACAACACATGATTTATTGTCGAAACTTTGTTGAATTTACTTCTCTTGTTGTATTGGCAATTCGACAGGACTTTCCCAACTTGGAGAGACTTTTATTAGTCGATAACAATAttcagatgatacaagatgGAAATTTTCGGATGACATGTTAGTAAGCTAAAAGCACTAACACTAGCATGCTTTCATGATAAAAAGGCTGCCTTTCCTTCCATATTCCTCCTGGAGAGATTTCAGAATTTACAAAGCCTTGAAGTCTTATGTAGCTCCTTTGAAGATTTATTCCCGAACGAAGGGCTTGTTGAAGAAAGGAAACATCCGGTgcttgaaaatttaagaaaacttaagttgaACAAGCTACACAACTTAAAGTGTGTGTGGAGAGAAGACTCGTTAGTgtcaaaaattcttcaaagcatcGAAACATTTAAGGTTTGGGATTGTCCCTATTTAACAACAATATTTCCAACCGAGACATCCTTCCAGAATCTAACAAATTTAGTGGTGAAGAATTCCTCTGGATTGGTACATCTAGTAACGACTTCAGCAGTCACAAATTTGGTACATCTCACTTATATGACTATAATAggatgtgaaagaatgaaagaaatagTGGCAGATGATGGAAACAgagaaggaaaagtgatttcttttgaaaagctAAGTTGGTTGACACTTGAACATCTGCCAAACTTAGAATGCTTCTCTTCTATCCCAAGTTGCATCTTTAGGTTCCCATCCTTAAGGATTATTGAAGTGGAAGAGTGTCCAAAAATGAAGACCTTTTCTAAGGGTACACTAAGCACACCAAAACTAGATGATGTGTCACTGTTCAGATACAAGTGGGAAGGGAATTGGGAGAAGGGTGATGATCTCAATACAACC
This Eucalyptus grandis isolate ANBG69807.140 chromosome 7, ASM1654582v1, whole genome shotgun sequence DNA region includes the following protein-coding sequences:
- the LOC120296014 gene encoding uncharacterized protein LOC120296014, with protein sequence MPLHKHPLFFIEKGAFPSLQELKLDLSERMEIWHRHFHDGEFFNKLRFLELRHLSQESSISTSCFVESLPNLEELVVCESYLKDPSSIKEAIEGTSHELKVILPFSRYIRHLQSLDVSLCDGLSNLFTPTIAENLVALTKLKISNCRILTEVISDEEGGEGHVVAFNQLKYMELDRLARLRCFSSGGYTLMFPLLEDIIVNRCPKMKFFFEGPMEVAFVGTKFMRLSEFPELIGKWHSGLNPFMSSWQLESLVVDKCSSFINAIPSNLMLVLKRMRSLQVHDCEPLEEIFDLEGLEAMDCIQVLPQLEDLYLVNLPKLRQLWNRDLQGTMCFNSLRHLSLYKCSNLRHAFVPSMARCLPNLSRDGNKGV